The window GCAGAGACCGAACAGGACTCCACCGACGCAGTAGCGAGCCACCCAGAAATCGACATTCGTCCACCTCTCCCGCACTTCGCGAAGAGCAGcagccgaggaagaagaagaagaagaagaagaaggaacgTCTGCCGGGCTCTGAAACCGATGcttctccatctccttcttcttcttactccGCGTCGCTTCTGTACGGTCATTCCCGCCGCTGCGTAGCTACGCCTTCCTCGCGCGTTAATCCGCCGGAGCGGCCGAGATCTGGGGGGCCGTACCCCGTTGCGCCGAGCTTCTTCCACAGGAAGACAGCTCGGTTGCCGAGTCGCTGCGTCTCGCGAAGTGCCGTCGGATTTCTAGCCGACGAGCGCGAGCCGCGGCGAGGCACGGCGGCCGTGGAGATCAGTCCGCATTGGCGGCGGTTTCACCGGAGGAGGCGTgttctgtcttcttcttttttccttttgggtaatttttcttttttttttcgttcgaTATAATCGCCTACTACTGATGTCCGAGAGACAAGCTAATCGTCCGTCATTGCTTTATTTATTACCCTTTTCCCTTTGTCCGGTCAATGAGCTTGCTCCATGATCTTCCAAAGCTCCACAATCTCACTTCGCTTTCCCAActgcttttcttctttggcaGTCGATTGGAACTTAACCCTCTGGAAAATTCCTTGCTCGCTATGGTGGGCTGGGAGTATCATGGGCAGCATTGCGGTCTTTGATAAGTTACGGCACTGGATTGTTGAAAGAATGTTCTGTGAATGCAGTATGACTTGTCGCCCGGTTACTAGTCTTTGACTGGAGGGGTAGATTGAGAGCTGGTATTGTACGCTGAGCTGCGTGCTTTTTCGAGGGGGCGAAGATGGTGTTGGCATGGGATCAGGCCGCTGGTATAGCCCAACTCACGGGACTCGACGCGACTCGATTGATTGGAATGATAGTGCAGGCGGCGAATAGGGCGCGGCTGCACAAGAGGAACTGTCGGCAGTTCGCTCAGCATTTGAAGCTGATCGGTAACTTGTTGCAGCAGCTGAAGATATCGGAGCTAAAGAAGTACCCCGAGACGAGGGAGCCTCTGGAGCTGCTCGAGGACTCTCTCAGAAGGGCCTACCTTCTGGTCAACAGCTGCCAGGAGCGGAGTTACTTCTATTTGTTGGCTATGGGGTGGAACATCGTTTATCACTTTAGGCGAGCCCagaatgagattgatcaatacCTGAAAatcatccctctcatcacccttGTCGACAATGCTAGAGTTCGGGTACGGATTTCTCTCACTTTGTGTGTCGGCTGTGCAGTGTAAATGCTATACATTTCACATTTCTCGACATCACATTGATATTGAACTTATCATTCAAAACTTGGTGGAAATACTGAGACCCTTTGATGAATATAAGCAGCACCAGCAACGAACTGTCTGATCtccaatttataaaaattttatcaacttGAAAAGTTGGTTGATTGCATATACGTGGTCCTAAATAAGTGTTCTAAGttgaaagaataatattttcGCAACATGCAGGAGAGAATGGAAACTATTGAGAAGGATCAACATGAGTATTCTCTAGATGAAGATGACAGGAAGGTGCAGGATATAATCCTACAACGAGAACAGTCAAAGCATGATGCCATGCGGTTAAAAAAATCTCTTTCCTGTTCCTACCCCAATCTTGGATTTGGTGAGGCGCTGcgaaaggaaaatgagaagctTCAGCTGGAACTACACCGTTCTCAAGCTACTTTGGATATGAGCCAGTGCGAAGTGATTCAACATTTGATCGATGTCACGGAAACTGTTACAATGAATATGGCGTCAGAGAATGATTCCCCAAAAAAGGGATCCAAAGGGGTTATAAACAGTGCTTCAGACGCtaataatgaaaagaatcatCCTTCAGATGAAAGCCGTTCTAAGAAAAGTGATTGCTCTACACCTAAAAGGTAGTTTCTGCTCAAATTCAGCTGAAGTTAAagaaatttgttaaatatgattATGTTGCAAAAATATACTTCATATTATTGCTAGAGTTGATGAGGCCCCAGTTCAAATATAACAATTATTATTCTAGGCACAGCTTACTGTGAGTGAAACTAGCAGCAGAAAGTAGATTTATTCACAGAACAATGAAGGATCTTTCCTTGTCTTGTTTTTCAAACCATGTCAGCTTGGTTTTGGCTGATGATGTATATGCTCCAAGGATGAACACTTTTTACTCTTAGAACATCTATAAGATAGAgtaaactaaattaaataagGGGAAAGTATAggattatttttgtaattttgattgTTCTAGAAAAGTCACATATTATTTCAGGTGgcttttgttattttgatttttccaagGAAAAATCGCCGTGTGTTATACTTTGTGAGACTAAGACAGTGCTTTGATTGACTATAACTCATAAAAGTGGAGGATGCATAAGAACCGTAATGTGTATGTGTAGAAGTCACAGAAACTGCATGCTTCCCCCATCTCTTTCCCTGGAGGTAGATGCATCTGCAGATTATCTTTTTCAATCATGACATATGGTTAATGTGCTGTTTctttatatcaattttattaggATTCTCTGCCGAGCATCATCCATCCTTCGTAGTTTGGGCCATGCTCTAAAACCTGATTCCCTATTCTTCTGTACAGAAAAGTGCCCACTATCTTGTCAGGCCATGAAGCATTTTCAGTTAGAGGTTTGCATCAACATGAAGAATGGCATGCTGACTTGCTTGGCTGTTGTTCAGAACCACTTCTGTGTATGCTTTCTTATGAAACCCTTCTTTGGAgctataagaaaagaaaatgatgcatagcaattttcaagaaatgattCAGTTGATCATGACATCTATCTGTACATTTTTGTTGGTGGATTAGTCACGTGATTTATCTCATGGAAGGCTATTACTCATGGTGTAGTCAGTCTCGCTGGTCCATTGccatgaagggaaaaaaaatccatatttcTGTCTTGTTGCTGTTCCCTTTAATGTTAGTGCTCAATAGGGAGGAATAGTTGAAGTGTGATTCTCTAATAAATGGTGGTTATTGGGCATAAGATTCCTTTATGCACAAAAGTCAGACATGCCCCATTAAAAAGATGTTCCTTTGACAAATGAGTTTGATATGAGGAGATTTTTAGAGAGGACTGAGGAGATATTGTGCACAGTAGCATAAGATAAGTGGGAAGGCTATGAAGATGGCCCTAGGTAGATCTTTTAACTCTGAGATTGGAAAGGCTGAAAAGACAAGATTAAAGAGTGTAACATGTAAGGTGCAGCGAGTCTTTGTACTTTAGTCAGCTTGGCACTGACCAGAGCTTAAGATATTCGTTTAACTGCCACTAATGAGAGAATCAATAACCAATAGCTCTAGTAATTGTAGTTAGCATGATTCAAAATTTGGCTTGGTTGAGCAGCTTTATGTGCACACAAAATGTGTGAATTTGGTATGCTTGTTTCGTTATTGGTCATCACCAAGAATGTCTTTGTATGGACTGTTGCAAATCTGGCCTAAGGCATGAGCGGACGATGTTCCACTGCACAGTACAATGCATTGGTCTTATTGAACAAAGTTCTGTTATTCCAAGTGCAATTCTATTGATATAAATACAACTTCTAAGCTGCTCATTTGGTTTGCAGGTGTCAAAACACTCTTATTCCCTTGTGGCACATTTTCAAGGGTTGCTACTGTGGCATCTAACAGGCATATATGTAAGAAACTTCACCTTCTTTTTTCtgatcttttaatttattattatgtaCTAGCCAGTGGTTGCTTGGTTAATCCAGTGGTACTGACCTTTCAATGTTCTTGTCACTTAATTTCTTGCTGGAAATGTGATTGTGTCATCATTATGGGACAAATCTGCATTTGAATTTATGCCTTCTTATGATCTAAATTTCAACTTTTACTACTTGAATAAATGAGTGCTTTGTCTTCGGAAGTCTATCTCAGTTTGATGTTCTAAAATACTTACAAGAAATTTTCATTACATGGTCATCAGCCTCGGCAGAAGCATGTAATGAGTTGATGGCTTACTCATTGGTATTGTCATGCTGTTGCTATACTTGCTGTGTCAGGAGGCGGCTTCGCATGTTATTGAACATCCAGGTAATAGGATTGGCCAGCTACACAGATTTTTGTTTAACGATGTGTCAAATTCATAAGCACTTGTCCTTTTTTGTCCCTGCCAATAATCCTTCCTTGAAAAGGAATGGCACTTTGAAGTCATATCCTGtttttgattagaaaaataaagaatctCATCGTTTTCTACTTTAGGAATCAAACCATTGGAGCTTGATCTACTAAGTCCAAACTC of the Eucalyptus grandis isolate ANBG69807.140 chromosome 10, ASM1654582v1, whole genome shotgun sequence genome contains:
- the LOC104422790 gene encoding protein MID1-COMPLEMENTING ACTIVITY 1 isoform X2: MVLAWDQAAGIAQLTGLDATRLIGMIVQAANRARLHKRNCRQFAQHLKLIGNLLQQLKISELKKYPETREPLELLEDSLRRAYLLVNSCQERSYFYLLAMGWNIVYHFRRAQNEIDQYLKIIPLITLVDNARVRERMETIEKDQHEYSLDEDDRKVQDIILQREQSKHDAMRLKKSLSCSYPNLGFGEALRKENEKLQLELHRSQATLDMSQCEVIQHLIDVTETVTMNMASENDSPKKGSKGVINSASDANNEKNHPSDESRSKKSDCSTPKRKVPTILSGHEAFSVRGLHQHEEWHADLLGCCSEPLLCVKTLLFPCGTFSRVATVASNRHISSAEACNELMAYSLVLSCCCYTCCVRRRLRMLLNIQGGWFDDFLSHFLCCCCALVQEWREVEIRGVKGPMKTETSAPSLQYMQS
- the LOC104422790 gene encoding protein MID1-COMPLEMENTING ACTIVITY 1 isoform X1 is translated as MVLAWDQAAGIAQLTGLDATRLIGMIVQAANRARLHKRNCRQFAQHLKLIGNLLQQLKISELKKYPETREPLELLEDSLRRAYLLVNSCQERSYFYLLAMGWNIVYHFRRAQNEIDQYLKIIPLITLVDNARVRERMETIEKDQHEYSLDEDDRKVQDIILQREQSKHDAMRLKKSLSCSYPNLGFGEALRKENEKLQLELHRSQATLDMSQCEVIQHLIDVTETVTMNMASENDSPKKGSKGVINSASDANNEKNHPSDESRSKKSDCSTPKRKVPTILSGHEAFSVRGLHQHEEWHADLLGCCSEPLLCVKTLLFPCGTFSRVATVASNRHISSAEACNELMAYSLVLSCCCYTCCVRRRLRMLLNIQGGWFDDFLSHFLCCCCALVQEWREVEIRGVKGCLKSDESAVPKIAPTRSISSSFQDLFIMNHMERISCSRITFLLSGGLYCYFFPPRMVLSTAGQLSVLLFGSR